Proteins co-encoded in one Spirosoma endbachense genomic window:
- a CDS encoding tetratricopeptide repeat-containing sensor histidine kinase, with the protein MQVRLIYLVIFFSTWLFFSINSHAQSLPNPTDTSYVMTLLKKGEAIETKQATTALAHYQNAYEFSKKINYTKGYFESVRLMAYLLNNLGRHDEARKIAQNALQKARQDTSKRNLGLSYFALANTALFSGRFAEAIPNYRQAAHFMQLIGKLKNVAVINQNLGYIYEQQRMYPQALDHYKRALAFDSTDKQDPRSIASDYFSIANLLSKQDKLRESRVYYLMARQWIDPKNDLDFMINLYNNLGYQYSAEANYDSALYYQREGLRMSRQLGNPRHELHMLMSLAQTNNRMKQFARAIPLLDESYAIAKKNQVGLAELANIYREYAITTEGLHAYKACAEWLDKYVGAKDSLNNQETKELLASYELQLKQAEARQKIAGKQHQIDRLEQQHQRQNLWLLIAGLIILAAIGSLFFAYLYAKQRQRTANNALLAAQREHELVAIQSELQGQQKERLRISKEMHDDLGASLTAIGLLSEVVKTRMGPNTTPEIEKISSISSDMVTSMNEIIWSLNTKNDSLNGLIAYTRSYASEFIDNTSLSLKTDVEESPLEIPMRGADRRNVFLTVKEALNNAVKHAQATQVRLMIHPQSGQLLIEVCDNGHGFVSNEKTSLRNGLGNMQNRMAESGGTCEISSSPAGTCVKISYPYPTVSMKKIMQL; encoded by the coding sequence ATGCAGGTCCGTTTGATTTATCTGGTTATTTTTTTTTCTACCTGGCTATTTTTCAGTATCAACAGCCATGCCCAGTCCTTGCCGAATCCTACCGATACCAGCTATGTGATGACTTTGCTGAAAAAAGGAGAAGCCATTGAAACAAAGCAGGCGACCACGGCGCTGGCTCATTATCAGAATGCATATGAGTTCTCAAAAAAAATAAACTATACAAAGGGATATTTTGAGAGTGTTCGACTCATGGCCTATCTGCTGAATAACCTCGGTCGGCACGACGAAGCCAGAAAAATTGCCCAAAATGCGCTACAGAAAGCCAGGCAGGATACCTCCAAGCGGAACCTTGGCCTGAGTTATTTTGCCTTAGCGAATACCGCCCTGTTTTCGGGCCGGTTTGCCGAAGCCATTCCAAATTATCGACAGGCAGCGCATTTCATGCAGCTTATCGGCAAATTAAAAAATGTGGCCGTTATCAATCAGAATTTAGGGTATATCTATGAGCAACAGCGGATGTATCCGCAGGCGCTGGACCATTATAAGCGAGCGCTGGCATTCGATAGTACGGATAAACAGGACCCTCGCTCGATTGCTTCCGATTATTTCAGCATTGCCAATCTTCTCAGTAAACAGGACAAATTACGGGAGTCGCGGGTGTATTATTTAATGGCTCGACAATGGATTGATCCTAAAAACGACCTTGATTTCATGATCAATCTCTACAATAATCTTGGCTACCAATACAGTGCTGAAGCGAACTATGATTCGGCTTTATACTATCAGCGGGAAGGACTCCGAATGAGTCGACAGCTCGGAAATCCCAGGCATGAGCTGCACATGCTGATGTCGCTGGCGCAAACGAACAATCGAATGAAGCAATTTGCGCGGGCTATACCTCTACTGGATGAATCATACGCTATCGCAAAGAAGAATCAGGTTGGCTTAGCCGAACTCGCTAATATTTATCGGGAATATGCCATAACAACCGAAGGTCTTCATGCCTACAAAGCCTGCGCCGAGTGGCTCGATAAGTATGTTGGGGCAAAGGATTCGCTCAACAATCAGGAAACGAAAGAGTTGCTGGCAAGTTATGAACTCCAGCTTAAGCAAGCGGAAGCCCGCCAGAAAATCGCCGGAAAACAACACCAGATTGATCGGCTGGAGCAGCAACACCAGCGTCAGAACTTATGGCTATTAATTGCGGGACTGATCATTTTGGCCGCAATTGGCAGTCTGTTCTTCGCCTATCTTTACGCGAAACAACGCCAGCGAACAGCCAACAATGCGCTATTAGCTGCCCAGCGGGAGCACGAACTGGTAGCCATACAGTCGGAATTACAGGGCCAACAGAAAGAGCGGCTCCGGATTTCCAAAGAAATGCACGATGATCTGGGGGCATCTTTAACGGCCATTGGGCTATTGAGCGAAGTTGTTAAAACCCGAATGGGACCAAACACTACCCCCGAAATAGAGAAAATTTCGAGCATCTCATCCGATATGGTCACGTCCATGAATGAGATTATCTGGTCACTGAACACCAAAAATGACAGTCTGAACGGCCTGATCGCCTATACACGATCCTACGCCAGTGAATTCATCGACAATACTTCGCTTAGTCTGAAAACGGATGTCGAAGAATCACCCCTTGAAATTCCGATGAGGGGTGCCGACCGTCGGAATGTGTTCCTGACGGTAAAAGAAGCCCTGAACAACGCCGTTAAACATGCACAGGCTACACAGGTAAGGCTCATGATCCATCCACAATCCGGCCAGCTCCTGATCGAAGTATGCGACAATGGACACGGGTTTGTGTCGAATGAAAAGACTAGTTTGCGGAACGGATTGGGTAATATGCAGAACCGCATGGCCGAATCGGGCGGAACCTGCGAAATTTCGTCATCACCAGCGGGAACCTGCGTAAAAATCAGTTATCCCTATCCAACCGTTTCGATGAAGAAAATAATGCAACTGTAG